A DNA window from Paenibacillus andongensis contains the following coding sequences:
- a CDS encoding sugar ABC transporter substrate-binding protein has product MKKMISVALTALLGLSLTACSMQPTASPANSSAPTKTPTKKIGFLVPTLQGEFFINLVKDVSDKLKEKGYTVEATSFDSDSSKEISAIENYTVANVDEIIVMLQDDAASEAMKAAMDKGIKIFAVGKETKFYDFLEVADNTQVGNNIAEMAADYVKQKFNGKTQIGVMTNTKNTDLTLRSNGIVDTLQKLLPDSTIVMKQEAINVGEGTAFTENLLQKYPDTKVVVAYGDAMALEAVEVFKAAGKTGDGFAAFGADATKQGLQKIADGDIFRGTIDWGNFPTMTADNAYRLVNGDNSMGKKVIVPGIKVTKENISKYVK; this is encoded by the coding sequence ATGAAAAAAATGATTTCAGTTGCATTAACTGCATTACTAGGTCTTAGTTTGACAGCTTGCAGCATGCAGCCAACTGCATCGCCTGCTAATTCTTCTGCTCCAACGAAAACGCCTACAAAGAAGATCGGTTTCTTAGTACCAACTCTTCAAGGTGAATTTTTTATCAATCTGGTTAAAGATGTCTCTGATAAGCTTAAAGAAAAAGGTTATACCGTTGAAGCTACTTCTTTTGACTCTGATTCAAGTAAAGAAATTTCTGCTATTGAAAACTATACGGTAGCCAATGTTGATGAAATCATTGTCATGTTGCAAGACGATGCCGCCAGCGAAGCAATGAAAGCAGCAATGGATAAGGGAATCAAGATTTTTGCTGTAGGTAAAGAAACAAAATTTTATGATTTTCTAGAGGTTGCTGATAATACTCAAGTAGGAAACAATATTGCTGAAATGGCGGCTGATTATGTTAAACAAAAATTTAATGGAAAAACACAAATTGGAGTTATGACGAATACCAAGAATACAGATTTGACATTGAGATCCAATGGAATCGTGGACACCCTTCAGAAGCTTCTTCCGGACAGTACGATCGTTATGAAGCAGGAGGCTATCAATGTTGGTGAAGGAACTGCCTTTACGGAGAACCTGCTTCAGAAATATCCGGATACAAAGGTAGTTGTTGCTTATGGTGATGCAATGGCCCTGGAAGCAGTTGAAGTATTTAAAGCAGCAGGCAAGACTGGTGATGGTTTTGCTGCATTCGGAGCCGACGCAACGAAGCAGGGATTACAAAAAATTGCTGATGGCGATATATTCCGAGGTACCATTGATTGGGGAAACTTTCCTACAATGACTGCCGATAATGCCTATCGCTTAGTTAACGGAGACAATTCTATGGGCAAGAAGGTTATCGTTCCAGGTATTAAAGTTACGAAGGAAAACATAAGCAAGTATGTAAAATAG
- a CDS encoding sugar ABC transporter ATP-binding protein, producing the protein MEEQMVLSIENICKSYPGVKALDNVSIDFAKGEVHAIVGENGAGKSTLMKIISGAIAPDSGTIMINGKKHKAMEPQFAKENGVEVIYQEFTLVPSLSAADNVFLGEKKFGAFVVDDHARRKRAAEIFKQLKVNIDPTKPVRDLSPAYQQIVEIAKAVSREVKVLIMDEPTAPLTVSEVDMLFDIVRDLKSKGVTIIYISHRLEELFEIADKVTIMRDGTYIDTKNISDTSRRELVSLMAGRDLIESYPERSKDIGGEALRVEHLSGNGVENINFSLHKGEILGFAGLVGAGRSELMQLIYGAARCTHGKIFLNGKEEKIKSPGDAIAKGIGLIPEDRKKSGAFLSMSIQWNTVINSIKSISRFGVVDTKKELELSQYYKNKFQIKAPTLLTHVGTLSGGNQQKVVIAKTMAAQTQVIIFDEPTRGIDVQAKQEIYKLMNELASSGIAIIIVSSEMPELIGMSDRIVVIAEGKQTGILSKEEFDQTKILDLASGGEQHAS; encoded by the coding sequence TTGGAAGAACAGATGGTGTTAAGCATTGAAAATATATGTAAATCTTATCCTGGTGTGAAGGCACTAGACAATGTATCCATTGATTTTGCCAAGGGTGAAGTACATGCGATTGTAGGTGAGAATGGTGCCGGAAAATCGACCTTGATGAAAATCATTTCCGGTGCAATTGCTCCAGATAGCGGCACAATCATGATTAATGGAAAAAAGCATAAAGCTATGGAACCGCAATTTGCAAAAGAAAACGGTGTAGAAGTCATTTATCAAGAGTTTACATTAGTTCCATCTCTTTCAGCTGCGGATAATGTGTTTTTGGGCGAGAAAAAATTCGGGGCTTTTGTTGTAGATGATCATGCACGAAGAAAACGTGCTGCTGAGATTTTTAAACAACTGAAGGTGAACATTGATCCGACTAAACCTGTTCGTGACCTTTCTCCTGCATATCAGCAGATTGTTGAAATTGCAAAGGCTGTTAGCAGAGAAGTTAAAGTACTTATCATGGACGAGCCAACGGCACCCTTAACTGTATCGGAAGTGGATATGTTATTTGATATCGTTCGAGATTTAAAATCTAAGGGAGTTACCATTATTTATATCAGCCACCGGTTAGAAGAACTGTTTGAAATTGCAGATAAAGTAACGATTATGAGGGATGGCACTTATATTGATACAAAAAATATTTCCGATACAAGCCGCAGAGAATTAGTTTCGTTAATGGCAGGTCGTGATTTAATTGAAAGTTATCCTGAACGAAGTAAAGATATTGGCGGAGAAGCTTTGCGGGTAGAACATTTGAGCGGTAATGGAGTGGAAAATATTAATTTTTCACTCCATAAGGGAGAAATTCTCGGTTTTGCCGGATTAGTTGGCGCAGGTCGTTCAGAGTTGATGCAGTTAATATACGGTGCTGCTCGCTGTACCCATGGAAAAATATTTTTGAATGGCAAGGAAGAGAAAATCAAATCACCAGGAGATGCCATTGCAAAGGGAATTGGACTTATTCCTGAAGATCGAAAAAAATCTGGAGCGTTTTTATCGATGTCCATTCAATGGAATACGGTCATTAATTCTATTAAAAGTATTAGTCGATTTGGAGTTGTTGATACAAAAAAAGAGTTGGAACTTTCTCAGTATTACAAAAATAAATTCCAGATAAAAGCTCCCACACTTCTGACGCATGTAGGTACCCTAAGTGGGGGTAATCAACAAAAAGTTGTCATTGCAAAAACGATGGCTGCGCAAACACAAGTCATTATTTTTGACGAACCTACTCGCGGGATCGATGTACAGGCAAAACAAGAAATATATAAATTAATGAATGAACTTGCAAGTTCAGGAATTGCCATTATTATCGTATCTTCAGAGATGCCGGAGTTAATTGGTATGAGCGACCGTATCGTAGTTATTGCAGAGGGTAAACAAACGGGTATTCTTTCAAAAGAGGAATTTGATCAAACTAAAATTTTGGATCTTGCATCAGGTGGGGAGCAGCACGCTTCTTAA
- a CDS encoding ABC transporter permease, translated as MNFYQIYKKYGIYIVLMFVLAFFGSFSPHFMSVDNVMNILRQVSMFGIVVVGVTFVMISGGMDLSVGGQMAVTGMIVGNLMVKMGIGIVPACILGIIIGTLIGAINGLISVKFNILPIIVTLGTMLALQGLAFVITKGIPVFGLPRGFAMLGQGYFGPIPIPVIIFVIVIAVAWFILKKTYFGRYVYAMGGSREAARLAGINIEKMTYLVYALCGFITSIASLIMLSRTNSAQPAAGASYPFDCMTAAVLGGISFAGGEGKVGGAVVGVLIIGILNNGLQLMNVDSNWQGLIKGVVLIAAVGVDSIQRREKKVKLKVKEA; from the coding sequence ATGAACTTTTATCAAATATACAAAAAATATGGCATATATATTGTGTTAATGTTTGTTCTAGCTTTTTTTGGCTCTTTTTCTCCACATTTCATGAGTGTAGATAATGTAATGAATATATTACGTCAAGTATCCATGTTTGGCATCGTTGTCGTTGGTGTTACATTTGTCATGATTTCCGGTGGTATGGATCTTTCTGTCGGCGGGCAAATGGCGGTAACGGGTATGATTGTCGGTAATCTGATGGTTAAGATGGGTATAGGTATAGTACCAGCTTGTATTTTAGGTATTATTATTGGGACATTAATAGGGGCCATTAATGGGTTAATATCGGTAAAATTCAACATTCTTCCAATCATAGTGACACTGGGTACAATGTTGGCGTTACAGGGTCTAGCTTTCGTTATTACTAAAGGAATCCCTGTTTTCGGGCTTCCTCGCGGGTTTGCCATGCTTGGTCAAGGATACTTTGGACCCATTCCAATACCAGTCATTATTTTTGTAATCGTTATAGCAGTCGCTTGGTTTATTTTAAAGAAAACATACTTCGGACGTTACGTTTATGCTATGGGAGGGAGTCGTGAAGCGGCTCGTTTAGCGGGGATTAATATCGAAAAAATGACCTATCTTGTTTACGCACTTTGCGGATTTATAACCAGCATTGCTTCCTTAATTATGTTATCCCGTACAAATTCTGCTCAACCAGCTGCTGGCGCATCATATCCATTTGATTGCATGACTGCAGCAGTGCTGGGGGGAATCAGCTTTGCGGGTGGTGAAGGAAAAGTAGGAGGAGCAGTTGTAGGGGTTCTGATTATTGGCATCCTAAACAATGGTCTTCAGTTAATGAATGTAGATTCTAATTGGCAGGGATTAATTAAAGGTGTTGTACTTATTGCAGCCGTTGGTGTTGATTCCATACAAAGAAGGGAAAAGAAAGTAAAACTTAAAGTTAAAGAAGCTTAA
- a CDS encoding serine hydrolase domain-containing protein, with the protein MYTSYPLPRCKPEEQGMTSSSINSFLHAIKEQKLELHSFMVLRHGHVVAEGWWKPYKKDSVHLLNSLSKSFTSTAIGFAVEEGLLTVDDQVIKFFPELSSETYLENMAALKVRHLLSMSTGHDMDTIHQMRQSDNWAKVFFEIPLKHEPGTKFLYNSGASYILSAIVQKVSGQTLLDYLQSRLFKPLGIENYTWESCPKGITAGGFGLSIRTEDIAKFGQLYLQKGKWNGQNILPAEWIEQATQMHVVNGDDECSDWAQGYGFQFWRCRYGAYRGDGAFGQFCVILPEQNAVVVTTAGEMDMQAVLDLVWQFLLPGMNTEASLVVEERCSQLEELEIESSLGKHVSPKGESISSKLYLVEENLLGIRAISFEFSSDECTFTLRDDQKVQTVTCGIGKWCEGELFISGKLVKISANGSWINSSRFIMTLCMVELPFSDTLTCHFVGESVQVSTSRNVWVTPFSNAALLPTLTGSATDDRDMWLGRSGRRN; encoded by the coding sequence ATGTATACATCTTATCCATTGCCTCGTTGCAAACCGGAAGAACAAGGAATGACATCTAGTTCAATAAATTCATTCTTACATGCAATAAAGGAGCAGAAGCTGGAATTGCATAGTTTCATGGTACTTCGACATGGTCATGTAGTGGCGGAAGGCTGGTGGAAGCCTTATAAAAAAGATAGCGTTCATCTTTTAAATTCATTGAGTAAGAGTTTTACTTCCACAGCTATTGGCTTTGCTGTGGAAGAAGGGCTGCTGACAGTAGATGATCAAGTTATTAAATTCTTTCCCGAATTAAGTTCAGAAACATATTTAGAAAACATGGCAGCATTAAAAGTAAGACATCTGCTTTCCATGTCGACAGGTCATGACATGGATACCATTCACCAGATGAGACAAAGTGATAATTGGGCAAAAGTATTTTTTGAAATTCCACTAAAACATGAACCGGGAACAAAATTTTTATACAATTCTGGTGCTTCGTATATTCTTTCTGCAATCGTACAAAAGGTTTCTGGTCAAACTTTGCTAGATTACTTGCAATCTCGATTATTTAAGCCGTTGGGTATTGAAAACTATACTTGGGAATCTTGTCCTAAAGGGATAACTGCAGGTGGATTCGGTTTAAGTATACGAACTGAAGATATTGCAAAATTCGGACAATTGTATTTGCAAAAAGGCAAATGGAACGGTCAGAATATCCTGCCTGCAGAATGGATAGAACAAGCGACACAGATGCATGTTGTTAATGGGGACGATGAATGTAGTGATTGGGCTCAAGGTTACGGATTTCAATTTTGGCGCTGCCGTTATGGAGCTTATAGGGGCGACGGTGCATTTGGACAATTTTGCGTCATATTACCAGAGCAAAATGCAGTGGTAGTAACGACAGCAGGTGAAATGGATATGCAAGCTGTTTTAGATCTTGTATGGCAATTTTTGCTGCCTGGTATGAATACAGAAGCTTCTTTAGTTGTTGAAGAAAGATGCTCGCAACTTGAGGAACTGGAAATCGAATCATCTCTCGGTAAGCATGTTTCCCCTAAAGGTGAATCTATATCGAGTAAATTATATTTGGTAGAGGAAAATTTGCTAGGAATTCGTGCTATTTCATTTGAATTTTCCTCAGATGAATGCACTTTTACGCTGCGGGATGACCAAAAAGTACAAACCGTTACTTGTGGTATAGGAAAATGGTGTGAAGGTGAACTATTTATTTCGGGTAAATTAGTAAAGATCTCTGCAAATGGTTCATGGATAAACAGCAGTAGGTTCATTATGACCTTATGCATGGTTGAACTGCCATTTTCCGATACTTTAACCTGTCACTTTGTTGGAGAGAGTGTTCAAGTGTCTACTTCACGCAATGTCTGGGTTACCCCTTTTTCGAATGCTGCACTTTTACCGACTCTTACAGGAAGCGCAACGGATGATCGTGATATGTGGTTAGGCCGCAGCGGTCGCAGAAATTGA
- a CDS encoding polysaccharide deacetylase family protein: protein MGLGNGDQKLLIINADDFGMCCSTNQAIETLFEEKAITSSSLMMTCPWMTQAANLANTHRFDVGVHLTFTSEWKDYKWGPISSFAHPVPFVDEFGNFPEDVSPIGLAIVDDIKQECIAQIECALLMGVDVTHLDIHMLSLQIGSAEPFMSTVIELCANYGLPLRMPRQPSAPIPHNEKLIRLADTKGVKLPDHVVVLPFQLPSKAQRYSFVIEYVSECLRNLKPGITEIVFHPSVESNELRAITDTWEIRHFEYMVFREPLIQSIIREQNIQLIGWKELRSLQRGD, encoded by the coding sequence ATGGGATTAGGTAATGGAGATCAAAAGTTGTTAATCATCAATGCGGACGATTTCGGAATGTGTTGCAGTACGAATCAAGCGATTGAAACCTTATTCGAAGAAAAAGCCATCACTTCTTCTTCGCTTATGATGACATGTCCTTGGATGACTCAAGCAGCAAACTTGGCTAATACACATCGTTTCGACGTAGGAGTTCACTTGACGTTTACGAGTGAATGGAAGGATTACAAGTGGGGGCCGATTTCATCATTTGCACATCCTGTTCCTTTTGTCGACGAGTTTGGGAATTTTCCCGAGGACGTATCCCCGATCGGATTGGCGATTGTGGATGACATTAAACAGGAATGCATTGCACAAATCGAATGTGCGCTGCTGATGGGTGTTGATGTCACACATTTGGATATTCACATGTTGAGTCTGCAAATTGGTTCTGCAGAGCCCTTCATGAGTACTGTTATTGAACTTTGTGCGAATTATGGATTACCGCTTAGGATGCCGAGACAACCAAGTGCGCCGATTCCACACAATGAGAAATTGATTCGTTTAGCGGACACCAAGGGTGTCAAATTACCTGATCATGTGGTAGTCCTACCGTTTCAATTGCCAAGCAAGGCACAAAGATACAGTTTTGTCATTGAATATGTTTCAGAGTGCCTACGCAATCTTAAGCCTGGAATCACGGAAATCGTTTTTCATCCATCCGTCGAATCTAATGAGCTGAGAGCCATCACCGACACGTGGGAAATAAGGCATTTCGAGTATATGGTATTTCGTGAACCACTTATTCAATCCATCATCCGCGAACAAAATATCCAACTCATTGGTTGGAAAGAATTGCGTAGTCTGCAACGGGGTGATTAA
- a CDS encoding helix-turn-helix domain-containing protein, which translates to MNIRDLQIFLAVANEASISRAAEKMKYVQSSICIRIQQLESELKTELFRRRQQGIRLTISDEALKSYAERIIFLTQ; encoded by the coding sequence GTGAACATCCGGGACTTGCAGATTTTTCTGGCTGTTGCAAACGAGGCGAGTATTTCAAGGGCAGCTGAGAAAATGAAATACGTTCAGTCGAGTATATGTATCCGTATCCAGCAGCTCGAAAGTGAATTGAAAACTGAGTTATTCCGCCGTAGGCAGCAAGGTATTCGGCTAACAATCTCCGATGAGGCATTAAAATCCTATGCTGAGAGAATTATCTTTCTTACGCAATGA
- a CDS encoding YbfB/YjiJ family MFS transporter, with protein MENAGIKHTKIFESTKIMIGGFVMLIIAMGIGRFSYTSILPLMQSQAHLSVTESGYLAGSNNLGYLIAAFCAGFIAWGTRRAYHLKIQLVLCIISTGLMGIASSFIWWMILRFLTGISSGLIFVLSSSLVLDALLSDKRQKWIGIFYGGVGTGIALTGLLTPILSHFSWRGTWIGLLVIGIVLLAPVWTFIRDDKTKPKAPNTDSPTSSAENESIFGWLLVTYGLEGLGYIVSATFLVAMVKQMPHMSSFADYSWIIVGIAAVPSTVLWSWWTSKAGYIKPLITAFILQAFGVIMPVWLPNIIGVTLGSILFGGTFMGISMLAIAAARMARPSSGNRAIALMTGFYGIGQILGPIGAGIVLEVAHSYSLSLILATLVLIIAVTILITGAVNSNKRGLLRNY; from the coding sequence ATGGAGAATGCAGGAATTAAACATACGAAAATTTTTGAATCCACCAAGATCATGATAGGTGGATTTGTTATGCTCATCATTGCAATGGGAATCGGACGTTTTTCATACACTTCCATACTTCCATTGATGCAATCACAAGCTCATCTTTCCGTCACGGAATCTGGGTATTTGGCCGGTAGCAATAACTTGGGTTACCTTATCGCTGCCTTTTGCGCAGGATTTATTGCTTGGGGAACCCGTAGAGCTTACCATCTTAAGATTCAATTGGTACTTTGCATCATTTCAACGGGGCTTATGGGAATTGCTTCATCTTTTATTTGGTGGATGATTTTGCGCTTCTTAACTGGAATTAGCAGTGGCCTTATTTTCGTCTTGTCATCAAGTTTAGTATTGGATGCTCTGCTTTCAGACAAACGCCAAAAGTGGATAGGTATTTTTTATGGCGGGGTTGGTACCGGTATTGCTTTAACTGGTTTACTTACACCCATTCTGAGCCATTTCTCTTGGAGGGGAACTTGGATTGGTCTTTTGGTTATCGGCATCGTCTTATTAGCTCCAGTTTGGACTTTTATCCGAGATGATAAAACGAAGCCGAAAGCTCCAAATACTGATTCCCCGACTTCATCAGCCGAAAATGAATCTATCTTTGGTTGGCTACTTGTTACTTATGGACTTGAGGGGCTTGGTTATATTGTTAGTGCGACGTTTCTAGTAGCAATGGTCAAACAAATGCCCCATATGTCAAGTTTTGCTGACTATAGTTGGATTATCGTTGGAATAGCGGCAGTACCATCGACAGTTCTCTGGTCTTGGTGGACGAGTAAAGCAGGTTACATCAAACCATTGATTACTGCGTTTATCCTGCAAGCTTTCGGGGTCATAATGCCTGTATGGCTGCCCAATATAATCGGTGTAACGCTTGGGTCTATCCTTTTTGGCGGGACGTTTATGGGGATTTCCATGCTCGCAATCGCTGCAGCTCGTATGGCGAGACCATCCAGTGGCAATAGAGCAATTGCACTGATGACTGGCTTTTATGGAATCGGGCAAATACTAGGTCCGATCGGAGCCGGGATCGTTTTGGAAGTGGCGCATAGTTACAGCCTGTCGCTCATTCTTGCTACTTTGGTGCTCATTATCGCTGTTACGATATTGATAACCGGTGCAGTCAATTCAAATAAAAGAGGATTGTTAAGAAACTATTAA
- a CDS encoding NAD(P)H-dependent flavin oxidoreductase translates to MFKTELTRSLKIKYPIFQAPMAGGPTTPDLVAAVSNAGGLGNLGAGYLTPEQLRGTIQKIRELTDQPFGVNLFVPEQPEEEEEAIVQMTDYLNNYRVKLGIAQNPTILKSSESFEEQVQVLLEEKIPVFSFTFGIPSHDVLQAMKQCGTVVIGTATTVEEAKHLEVAGVNAIVAQGCEAGGHRGSFLKNVSESLIGTMALVPQIVDHVSIPVIASGGIMDGRGLVASLALGAAAVQMGSAFLACPESGANETYKQKILSANEDSTEITRAYSGKAARGIRTKFMNDLHQYPGTIPPYPIQNAMTRDIRQAAAKANDPEYMSLWAGQGLRLASDQSAAAIVKQTIDQADALVKKSFLYSGGRF, encoded by the coding sequence GTGTTCAAAACTGAGTTAACACGCTCGCTAAAAATTAAATACCCAATATTCCAAGCGCCGATGGCAGGTGGCCCCACAACGCCTGACTTAGTAGCAGCAGTTTCAAATGCCGGAGGCTTAGGTAATCTGGGAGCCGGGTACTTAACGCCGGAGCAACTCCGCGGCACGATTCAAAAGATCAGAGAATTAACAGACCAGCCTTTCGGAGTAAATTTGTTTGTACCTGAACAACCAGAGGAAGAAGAAGAAGCAATCGTTCAAATGACAGATTATCTCAATAATTACCGCGTCAAACTTGGCATTGCTCAAAATCCAACGATTCTGAAGTCTTCGGAATCGTTTGAGGAGCAAGTTCAAGTATTGCTTGAAGAGAAGATCCCGGTATTTAGTTTTACGTTTGGTATACCATCACATGACGTGCTCCAAGCCATGAAGCAGTGTGGTACAGTCGTAATAGGCACTGCAACAACAGTTGAAGAAGCTAAACATTTGGAAGTGGCCGGCGTAAACGCAATTGTGGCTCAGGGATGTGAGGCAGGAGGTCACCGAGGCTCATTCTTGAAAAATGTTTCCGAATCGCTGATTGGAACCATGGCTCTCGTTCCTCAGATTGTAGATCATGTGTCGATTCCGGTCATCGCATCGGGGGGCATCATGGATGGAAGGGGACTTGTAGCGAGCCTCGCATTAGGGGCCGCTGCTGTGCAGATGGGCTCTGCGTTTCTGGCGTGCCCGGAGAGCGGCGCCAATGAAACGTACAAACAGAAGATCCTCTCAGCCAATGAGGACTCCACTGAAATTACTCGCGCATATTCAGGCAAAGCGGCAAGAGGTATTCGAACAAAATTTATGAATGACTTGCATCAGTATCCAGGAACAATCCCTCCTTACCCCATACAAAACGCTATGACGCGAGATATTCGACAAGCGGCTGCAAAAGCGAATGACCCTGAATATATGTCACTTTGGGCGGGGCAGGGTCTTAGGTTAGCCAGCGACCAATCTGCAGCTGCAATCGTCAAACAAACCATCGATCAAGCAGATGCCCTTGTTAAAAAGAGTTTCCTCTACTCAGGTGGACGATTCTGA
- a CDS encoding alpha/beta fold hydrolase — MTTYHYLEVEGLSVFYREAGDPNKPVILLLHGFPTSSHMFRDLIPILEKDYHVIAPDYPGFGQTTSPDRSTFFYTFEHLTEIIEAFVDRLGLTKYALYVFDYGAPIGFRLAMNHPDRVTAIISQNGNIYSEGLGKKWAARAEYWNNPTQEKRESYRTAFEPDTIKNQYLDGTQDNQVSSDGYTLDIAYMSRLGNDEKQLDLIFDYQNNVKMYPLFQQYLREYQPPFLAAWGKNDVSFIPEGANAFRKDLPNAEIHLLDTGHFALETHANEIGELILDFLKRNDI, encoded by the coding sequence TTGACGACATATCATTATTTAGAGGTAGAGGGATTAAGTGTTTTTTACCGTGAGGCTGGTGATCCCAACAAACCGGTAATTTTATTACTCCATGGTTTTCCCACTTCAAGTCACATGTTCCGAGACCTAATACCAATTTTAGAAAAAGACTATCACGTGATTGCTCCTGATTATCCGGGATTCGGGCAAACAACATCACCTGATAGAAGCACATTTTTCTATACATTTGAACATCTTACTGAAATTATTGAAGCTTTTGTTGACCGCTTGGGACTTACTAAGTATGCACTGTATGTCTTTGATTATGGGGCACCTATTGGCTTTCGTTTAGCAATGAACCATCCAGATCGTGTGACAGCAATAATTAGCCAAAATGGAAATATATATAGCGAGGGTTTGGGTAAGAAATGGGCTGCCCGAGCAGAATATTGGAATAATCCAACACAAGAAAAAAGAGAAAGTTATCGGACAGCATTTGAACCTGACACGATTAAGAATCAATATCTGGATGGAACACAAGATAATCAAGTTTCTTCTGATGGTTATACGCTAGATATTGCCTATATGTCTCGACTCGGAAATGATGAAAAACAATTAGATTTAATTTTTGATTACCAAAATAATGTAAAGATGTACCCACTCTTTCAACAGTATCTTCGCGAATATCAACCACCGTTTCTGGCAGCTTGGGGTAAAAATGATGTTTCATTTATTCCAGAGGGTGCTAACGCTTTTAGGAAAGATTTACCTAATGCCGAGATTCATTTATTAGATACGGGTCATTTTGCATTGGAAACACATGCAAATGAAATAGGTGAATTAATTTTAGATTTCTTAAAGAGAAATGATATCTAA
- a CDS encoding tautomerase family protein, translating into MPLLRFDLIEGRDKASLKKLLEVVHTVVVEVFDVPQRDRYQIVHEHPAEYMIIEDTGLGLNRTNNLVVLSIVSKARPKEKKQEFYSLLSKRLEAECGIAPSDLMVSIVENADSDWSFGLGEAQFLTGKL; encoded by the coding sequence ATGCCTTTACTTCGTTTTGACCTTATAGAAGGTCGTGATAAAGCAAGTCTGAAAAAACTTTTAGAAGTTGTTCATACTGTTGTCGTAGAAGTTTTCGACGTTCCTCAGCGTGACCGTTATCAAATTGTTCATGAACACCCAGCAGAATATATGATTATTGAAGATACAGGGTTAGGACTTAACCGCACCAATAATTTAGTTGTTTTATCCATTGTAAGCAAAGCCAGACCAAAAGAGAAGAAGCAAGAATTCTATTCCTTACTATCCAAAAGGCTGGAAGCAGAGTGTGGTATCGCACCAAGCGACTTAATGGTGTCTATCGTCGAAAATGCGGATTCTGACTGGAGTTTTGGACTAGGTGAGGCACAGTTTTTAACCGGAAAGTTATGA
- a CDS encoding DMT family transporter, which translates to MTEREWFTLKTAAVPAQTPTFGKAATYAMLTATAIFWGSAFVTSKIVVGDVPPSAAAFIRFGLGAFFAVLLLIILRSRDKTVQVTPNGNWAGVLVLGLVGVAAYNLLLFWGLAYSKASDGSMIIPTLSPAITVVLAVIFLKEKFRWQQVTGLGITLAGSAVFFLSVVLGEVRDIHRITGDFMFIAAAACWSIYTLMGKKILQRISPLVATAYAMLFGSVVIGAFSVRDLAAVHWTHLSLDFWVSQFYMALFPSVLANWFYYLGVKRIGPARAAVFLYIVPVAGLVLATVMIGDVLTVAQIAGSALMLLGVSIVNRRSGRRKKDIDIAK; encoded by the coding sequence ATGACCGAAAGGGAGTGGTTTACCTTGAAAACGGCAGCAGTACCGGCACAAACGCCGACGTTCGGCAAAGCCGCGACATATGCAATGCTTACCGCGACGGCAATTTTTTGGGGCAGCGCTTTTGTGACATCGAAAATCGTTGTGGGCGATGTCCCGCCCTCGGCGGCCGCCTTCATCCGTTTCGGTTTGGGCGCCTTCTTCGCCGTATTGCTTTTGATTATATTACGAAGCAGGGACAAAACCGTGCAAGTTACGCCGAACGGAAATTGGGCCGGGGTACTCGTCCTCGGGCTTGTCGGTGTGGCGGCGTACAATTTGCTGCTTTTCTGGGGATTGGCCTACTCCAAGGCGTCGGACGGAAGCATGATCATTCCGACTTTAAGTCCGGCGATAACAGTAGTGCTTGCGGTGATTTTCCTCAAGGAGAAATTCCGATGGCAGCAGGTGACCGGACTTGGCATCACGTTGGCCGGATCGGCCGTCTTCTTTTTGAGTGTGGTACTCGGGGAAGTAAGAGACATTCATCGGATCACAGGCGATTTTATGTTTATTGCCGCAGCCGCTTGTTGGTCCATTTACACCCTAATGGGAAAGAAAATCCTTCAGCGAATTTCCCCGTTGGTTGCGACAGCGTATGCGATGCTGTTCGGATCGGTTGTTATCGGCGCCTTTTCCGTACGCGATTTAGCTGCGGTTCATTGGACCCACTTGAGCTTGGATTTTTGGGTAAGTCAATTTTACATGGCTTTATTTCCGAGCGTGCTGGCCAACTGGTTCTATTATCTCGGGGTAAAAAGGATCGGGCCTGCCAGAGCGGCGGTCTTCCTGTACATCGTTCCCGTTGCCGGCTTAGTGCTGGCGACCGTCATGATCGGCGATGTCCTTACGGTTGCGCAAATTGCCGGATCGGCCTTAATGCTGCTGGGAGTGTCGATTGTAAATCGCCGGAGCGGCAGGCGAAAGAAAGATATAGATATTGCCAAATAG